In Nostoc sp. CENA543, a single genomic region encodes these proteins:
- the cphA gene encoding cyanophycin synthetase, which translates to MRILKIQTLRGPNYWSIRRHKLIVMRLDLENLAEKPSNEIPGFYEGLVEALPSLEGHYCSPGCRGGFLMRVREGTMMGHIVEHVALELQELAGMHVGFGRTRETATPGIYQVVIEYINEEAGRYAGRAAVRLCQSIVDRGRYPKAELEQDIQDLKDLCRDASLGPSTESIVKEAERRGIPWMQLGARFLIQLGYGVNQKRMQATMTQKTGILGVELACDKEATKRILAASGVPVPRGTVINFLDDLEEAIEYVGGYPIVIKPLDGNHGRGITIDIRNWEEAEAAYEAARQVSRSIIVERYYVGRDHRVLVVDGKVVAVAERVPAHVVGDGRSTIAELIEETNKDPNRGEGHDKVLTKIELDRTSYQLLERQGYTLNSVLSKGTICYLRATANLSTGGIAVDRTDEIHPENIWLAQRVVKIIGLDIAGLDIVTTDISRPLRELDGVIVEVNAAPGFRMHVAPSQGIPRNVAGAVMDMLFPPEQSSRIPILSVTGTNGKTTTTRLLAHIYKQTGKVVGYTTTDGTYIGDFLVESGDNTGPQSAHLILQDPTVEVAVLETARGGILRSGLGFESANVGVVLNVAADHLGIGDIDTIDQLANLKSVVAEAVFPNGYAVLNADDRRVAAMAEKTKANIAYFTMNPSSELVQQHIQKGGVAAVYENGYLSIVKGDWTHRIERAENIPLTMGGRAPFMIANALAASLAAFVQNVTIEQIRAGLKTFRASVSQTPGRMNLFNLGSYHALVDYAHNPASYEALGAFVRNWTTGQRIGVVGGPGDRRDEDFVMLGKLAAEIFDYIIVKEDDDTRGRPRGSASDLITKGITQVKPDARYESILDETQAINRGLDMAPDKGLVVILPESVSRAIRLIKLRGVVAEDIQPQNIHSPVVDNQNGIASNSVINTLL; encoded by the coding sequence ATGAGAATCCTCAAGATCCAGACCTTACGCGGCCCAAACTACTGGAGCATTCGACGCCACAAGCTGATCGTCATGCGCCTCGACTTAGAGAACCTTGCCGAGAAACCCTCAAATGAAATACCTGGTTTTTATGAAGGATTGGTAGAGGCACTGCCAAGTCTAGAAGGTCACTACTGCTCACCTGGCTGTCGTGGCGGCTTTCTAATGAGAGTGCGAGAAGGCACGATGATGGGTCACATTGTCGAACACGTAGCCCTAGAACTCCAAGAATTAGCCGGAATGCACGTTGGCTTTGGCCGCACCCGTGAAACGGCTACACCTGGAATTTACCAGGTAGTGATTGAGTATATCAACGAAGAAGCAGGACGTTACGCAGGCCGAGCCGCCGTCAGACTGTGCCAAAGTATTGTAGACCGTGGACGATATCCCAAGGCAGAACTAGAGCAGGATATTCAAGACCTCAAAGATCTCTGCCGTGATGCTTCCCTTGGCCCTTCTACAGAATCTATTGTCAAAGAAGCTGAAAGGCGTGGCATTCCTTGGATGCAACTAGGCGCACGTTTTTTGATTCAACTTGGTTATGGCGTGAATCAAAAACGGATGCAAGCCACCATGACCCAAAAAACCGGCATCCTGGGCGTAGAATTAGCCTGTGATAAAGAAGCCACCAAACGCATCCTCGCTGCATCAGGTGTACCCGTACCGAGAGGTACAGTAATTAATTTCCTGGATGATTTAGAAGAAGCTATTGAATACGTCGGTGGTTATCCGATTGTCATTAAACCCCTAGATGGCAACCACGGACGGGGTATCACCATCGATATCAGAAATTGGGAAGAAGCCGAAGCCGCCTACGAAGCCGCTAGACAAGTTTCCCGTTCCATTATTGTTGAAAGGTATTACGTTGGGCGCGACCATAGGGTACTAGTGGTAGATGGGAAGGTGGTAGCAGTTGCTGAACGTGTACCAGCTCATGTTGTAGGTGATGGCAGATCCACCATCGCTGAACTCATCGAAGAAACCAACAAAGATCCTAACCGTGGCGAAGGACATGACAAAGTCCTCACCAAAATCGAACTAGACCGCACCAGCTACCAACTCCTCGAACGGCAAGGTTACACTCTCAACAGCGTGCTATCTAAAGGCACGATTTGTTATTTGAGGGCAACAGCCAACCTCAGTACAGGTGGTATCGCCGTAGACCGGACAGATGAAATCCACCCGGAAAATATTTGGTTAGCCCAAAGGGTAGTGAAAATCATTGGTTTGGATATTGCGGGGCTAGATATCGTCACTACAGATATTAGCCGTCCCTTGAGAGAGTTAGATGGCGTAATTGTGGAAGTCAATGCTGCACCAGGGTTTAGAATGCACGTTGCCCCCAGTCAAGGCATTCCCCGCAACGTAGCTGGCGCAGTTATGGATATGCTCTTCCCCCCTGAACAATCGAGTCGCATTCCCATCCTCAGCGTTACAGGGACGAACGGTAAAACCACAACTACACGCCTACTCGCCCATATTTATAAGCAAACAGGTAAAGTAGTAGGATATACAACCACAGACGGCACATATATCGGAGATTTCTTAGTAGAATCTGGTGATAACACAGGCCCACAAAGCGCGCATTTGATTTTACAAGACCCAACTGTAGAGGTTGCAGTCTTAGAAACAGCCCGTGGAGGCATTTTGCGTTCTGGTTTGGGTTTTGAATCTGCTAATGTAGGTGTAGTATTAAATGTGGCAGCAGATCACTTAGGGATAGGCGACATTGATACCATTGATCAGTTAGCCAACCTCAAGAGTGTCGTAGCCGAAGCCGTATTTCCCAATGGTTATGCTGTACTCAACGCTGACGATCGCCGTGTCGCCGCAATGGCAGAAAAAACCAAAGCCAACATTGCCTACTTTACGATGAATCCCAGTTCGGAACTAGTGCAGCAGCACATCCAAAAGGGAGGAGTCGCCGCAGTTTATGAAAACGGCTATCTGTCAATTGTTAAAGGTGATTGGACACACCGCATTGAAAGGGCAGAAAATATTCCCCTAACGATGGGCGGCCGTGCGCCATTTATGATTGCTAACGCCTTAGCAGCAAGTTTGGCAGCCTTTGTCCAGAATGTCACCATAGAGCAAATTCGCGCCGGCTTGAAAACTTTCCGAGCTTCAGTGAGTCAAACCCCAGGACGGATGAACCTGTTTAACTTGGGTAGCTACCATGCCCTAGTAGACTATGCCCATAACCCCGCCAGTTATGAAGCCTTGGGCGCTTTCGTGCGTAACTGGACAACCGGACAAAGAATTGGTGTAGTGGGTGGCCCTGGCGATCGCCGCGACGAAGATTTTGTCATGCTAGGTAAACTAGCCGCAGAAATTTTTGACTACATCATTGTCAAAGAAGACGATGACACCAGGGGTAGACCAAGGGGATCAGCGTCGGATTTAATTACCAAAGGCATCACACAAGTTAAACCCGATGCCCGTTATGAATCGATTTTGGATGAAACCCAAGCCATTAATCGAGGTTTGGATATGGCTCCCGACAAAGGTTTGGTAGTAATTCTACCAGAGAGTGTCAGCCGCGCCATTAGATTGATTAAGCTACGCGGTGTAGTAGCGGAAGATATTCAGCCACAAAATATTCATTCCCCCGTTGTTGATAACCAAAATGGCATAGCATCTAATTCTGTAATTAATACTTTGCTGTAG
- a CDS encoding cyanophycinase, which produces MPELKAKSLEMRTPQATKTAVLVIGGAEDKVHGREILRTFFGRSGASKAYITIIPSASREPAIIGGRYIRIFEEMGAEKVEILDIREREQCESPYVKEALEACSGVFLTGGDQLRLCGVLSDTPAMEIIRKRVRAGHLTLAGTSAGAAVMGHHMIAGGGSGETPNRSLVDMATGLGLIPEVIVDQHFHNRNRMGRLISAVAAHPDRLGIGIDEDTCAVFERDGWLQVMGKGSVTIVDPTELTHTNEPHVGANEPLTVHNLRLHILSYGDRFHLYQRTVLPAVHRISS; this is translated from the coding sequence ATGCCGGAATTAAAAGCTAAATCGCTGGAAATGAGGACACCCCAAGCAACAAAAACCGCCGTTCTGGTAATCGGAGGCGCAGAAGATAAAGTTCATGGACGCGAAATCCTGAGAACTTTTTTTGGACGTTCTGGTGCAAGTAAGGCTTATATTACAATTATTCCATCTGCCTCTCGCGAACCCGCGATTATTGGTGGTCGGTACATCCGGATTTTTGAAGAAATGGGTGCTGAAAAGGTCGAGATTTTAGACATCCGTGAGCGAGAACAGTGCGAATCACCCTATGTCAAAGAAGCCCTAGAAGCCTGTAGCGGGGTATTTTTAACAGGGGGAGACCAACTGCGTCTCTGTGGTGTATTGTCTGATACACCAGCAATGGAAATTATTCGTAAGCGGGTGCGCGCAGGACATCTGACCTTAGCAGGCACAAGTGCAGGTGCAGCAGTAATGGGACATCACATGATTGCTGGCGGTGGTAGTGGTGAAACGCCAAATCGCTCCCTAGTCGATATGGCGACTGGCTTGGGATTAATCCCCGAAGTCATTGTTGACCAACACTTCCATAATCGCAATCGCATGGGTCGTCTCATTAGTGCAGTTGCTGCCCATCCCGATAGACTAGGAATTGGCATTGATGAAGACACTTGTGCCGTATTTGAGCGCGATGGGTGGTTACAGGTCATGGGTAAAGGCAGTGTCACCATTGTCGATCCCACCGAATTAACCCACACCAACGAACCCCACGTTGGCGCAAACGAACCTTTGACCGTGCATAACTTACGTCTGCATATCCTCAGCTATGGCGATCGCTTCCACCTGTACCAGCGCACCGTATTGCCTGCTGTACACCGCATCTCCAGCTGA
- the trmD gene encoding tRNA (guanosine(37)-N1)-methyltransferase TrmD has product MRFDIVTLFPDCFTSVLNSGLLGKALAKQIAQVNLANPRDFTTDKHRKVDDEPYGGGVGMLMKPEPIFSAVESLPVLPRREIILMSPQGQTINQPLLRELASNYDQLVVICGHYEGVDERVLHLVTREVSLGDFILTGGEIPAMALINGVVRLLPGTVAKTESLTAESFEEGLLDYPQYTRPANFRGWKVPDVLLSGNHAAIAKWRYEQQIDKTRDRRPDLLSKWLEERQGE; this is encoded by the coding sequence GTGCGTTTTGATATAGTTACACTTTTTCCTGACTGTTTTACCTCGGTTCTGAATTCTGGTTTGCTGGGCAAAGCCCTGGCTAAACAAATTGCCCAGGTAAACCTAGCTAATCCTAGAGACTTTACTACCGACAAGCACCGCAAGGTAGATGACGAGCCTTATGGTGGTGGTGTAGGGATGCTGATGAAGCCTGAACCGATTTTTAGTGCGGTGGAGTCTCTCCCAGTTTTACCCCGACGGGAAATTATTTTAATGAGTCCCCAAGGACAGACCATCAATCAGCCCCTATTACGAGAATTAGCCAGCAATTACGACCAATTAGTGGTAATTTGTGGGCATTACGAGGGGGTAGATGAGAGGGTACTGCATCTTGTGACCCGTGAGGTATCTTTGGGGGACTTCATCCTCACAGGGGGAGAAATTCCGGCGATGGCGTTGATTAATGGTGTAGTGCGTCTCCTTCCTGGAACTGTGGCCAAAACCGAGTCCTTAACGGCCGAAAGTTTTGAGGAAGGACTATTAGACTATCCACAATACACCCGTCCCGCCAATTTTCGTGGTTGGAAAGTCCCAGATGTTTTACTATCTGGAAATCATGCTGCTATTGCCAAATGGCGTTATGAACAACAGATAGACAAAACACGCGATCGCCGTCCTGATTTGCTCTCTAAATGGCTAGAGGAGAGGCAGGGGGAGTAG
- the ispF gene encoding 2-C-methyl-D-erythritol 2,4-cyclodiphosphate synthase gives MNIRIGNGYDIHRLVSDRALILGGVPIPHELGLLGHSDADVLTHAIMDAMLGALSLGDIGHYFPPTDPQWAGADSLVLLSQVDQLIRDQGWQIGNIDSVVVAERPKLKPHIKTMRDKIADVLKLQPNQVGVKATTNEKLGPEGREEGISAYAVVLLVSSN, from the coding sequence ATGAACATCCGAATTGGTAACGGCTACGATATTCATCGACTGGTGAGCGATCGCGCTTTAATTTTGGGGGGAGTCCCAATCCCTCATGAATTGGGCTTATTAGGACATAGTGATGCAGATGTACTGACTCACGCCATCATGGACGCAATGTTGGGTGCATTATCTCTAGGCGATATCGGTCACTATTTCCCACCTACTGACCCCCAATGGGCTGGGGCAGATAGTTTAGTTTTGTTAAGCCAAGTAGATCAGTTAATTCGTGACCAAGGCTGGCAAATCGGCAATATCGACTCAGTTGTAGTTGCAGAACGTCCCAAGTTGAAGCCACACATTAAAACTATGCGTGACAAAATAGCAGATGTTTTAAAATTACAACCTAATCAGGTGGGTGTTAAAGCTACAACCAATGAGAAACTAGGCCCGGAGGGGCGAGAAGAAGGCATTTCTGCTTATGCTGTAGTCTTGCTGGTATCTTCTAATTAA
- a CDS encoding PIN domain-containing protein, with product MGIAQGQDLAASELLNKTPNSLRILIPNICFLEALNTLEKEKKDRYEFKQELNKQINKAKRNIASVNAQNAVFHLEQTLILNQATLNEINYRLYDAIDKLIDKAEIINLNGYVLRNIIEQNFIEPETLPIKNDILDNLILNCILNHADLNNQFEKIFMSSNTNDFGKQEVQELLPRSGIRYFSRTQDFLGWWQSQDN from the coding sequence ATGGGTATTGCTCAGGGACAAGATTTAGCAGCTAGTGAACTGCTTAACAAAACGCCTAATTCACTGCGTATCCTCATACCTAATATATGCTTTTTAGAAGCATTAAATACACTGGAAAAAGAAAAAAAGGATCGTTATGAATTCAAGCAAGAGTTAAATAAACAAATTAATAAAGCCAAGCGTAACATAGCTTCTGTGAATGCTCAGAATGCCGTTTTCCATTTAGAACAGACACTGATTCTCAATCAAGCTACACTTAATGAAATTAATTATCGTCTTTATGATGCCATAGATAAACTAATTGACAAAGCAGAAATAATAAACTTAAATGGCTACGTACTCAGAAACATCATAGAGCAGAATTTTATAGAGCCTGAAACACTACCTATTAAAAATGACATTTTAGATAACCTAATTCTTAATTGTATTCTTAATCATGCAGATTTAAATAATCAATTTGAAAAGATATTTATGAGTAGCAATACCAATGATTTTGGTAAGCAAGAAGTACAAGAATTGTTGCCAAGAAGTGGTATTAGATACTTTTCTCGCACTCAAGATTTTCTCGGTTGGTGGCAATCTCAAGATAATTAA
- a CDS encoding ABC transporter substrate-binding protein, protein MSIENNFVNIIKRFWILIVLAVFTAATVAACNPNRLKMNADAAQVPQLVTSILSDPKTFNLALSQESPNIFGLTYEGLINQNVLTGKVEPALAESWEISEDKLRFTFTIRDGLKWSDGQPLTADDVVFTYNDIYFNSAIPSDVKDSFRIGVNRQLPTVKKIDNRRVEFTLPEPFRPFLLNAGTPILPAHALKAFVQQKDQEGKPVFLSKWGVDTPPGEIIVNGAYKLERYDTSERVIFRRNPYYWRKNAQGQPQPYIERIVWQIVENTDNSLLQFRSGGLDSVGVTAEYFSLLKVQEKQGNFKIYGKEPGTGTNFILFNLNKGRRDGKPLVDPIKSRWFNTVEFRQAVAYAIDRQTMINNTFRGLGEPQNSPITVQSPYYISPKENLRTYDYNPEKAKELLKKAGFKYNGQNQLLDADGNRVRFTLLTNSGNKIREAIGSQIKQDLAVIGMQVDFTPLAWNTYTDKLANTLDWEASLLGLTGGLEPNDGANVWSPDGGLHMFNQKPQEGQKPIEGREVAPWEAEIGKLYIQAAQEFDEAKVKELYAQTQRITQEYLPFIYLVNPLAMTAVRDRFEGIQYSALGGAFWNIHEIKIVK, encoded by the coding sequence ATGTCAATAGAAAACAATTTTGTTAATATCATTAAACGTTTCTGGATACTAATAGTTCTGGCTGTATTTACCGCCGCTACAGTTGCAGCTTGTAACCCAAATAGGCTGAAAATGAATGCTGATGCTGCACAAGTACCGCAATTAGTTACCAGTATTCTCAGTGATCCAAAAACTTTTAATTTAGCTCTCAGCCAAGAATCTCCTAATATTTTTGGTTTGACCTATGAGGGGTTAATTAACCAAAATGTCCTAACGGGTAAAGTTGAACCAGCCCTAGCAGAATCCTGGGAAATATCTGAGGACAAGTTAAGGTTTACATTCACCATACGAGATGGTTTGAAATGGTCTGATGGACAGCCATTAACGGCTGATGATGTAGTCTTTACTTACAACGATATCTATTTTAATTCAGCGATTCCATCAGATGTAAAAGATAGTTTTAGAATAGGCGTAAATCGTCAGTTACCTACAGTTAAAAAAATCGATAATCGCCGTGTAGAATTTACTTTACCAGAACCCTTTAGACCGTTTCTTCTCAATGCAGGTACTCCTATCTTACCAGCCCATGCTTTAAAAGCGTTTGTCCAACAAAAAGACCAAGAAGGTAAGCCTGTATTTTTAAGTAAATGGGGCGTTGATACACCTCCAGGAGAAATTATTGTCAATGGGGCTTATAAACTAGAACGTTATGATACTAGTGAACGGGTAATTTTTCGCCGCAATCCTTACTACTGGCGCAAAAATGCTCAAGGTCAACCACAACCTTACATTGAACGTATAGTTTGGCAAATAGTCGAAAATACAGACAATTCTCTACTACAATTTCGTTCCGGTGGACTAGATTCTGTGGGAGTTACAGCCGAATACTTTTCTTTATTGAAGGTGCAAGAAAAGCAGGGTAACTTCAAAATTTACGGCAAAGAACCAGGAACAGGCACAAACTTTATTTTATTCAATTTAAATAAAGGTAGAAGAGACGGCAAACCACTAGTAGATCCAATAAAATCGCGTTGGTTTAACACAGTGGAATTTCGACAAGCAGTAGCCTACGCTATTGACCGTCAAACCATGATTAATAATACCTTTCGCGGTTTAGGTGAACCACAAAATTCACCAATTACAGTCCAAAGTCCCTATTACATTTCCCCAAAAGAAAATCTCAGAACTTACGATTACAACCCAGAAAAAGCCAAGGAATTGCTGAAAAAAGCTGGCTTTAAATATAACGGGCAAAATCAACTACTAGATGCTGACGGTAATCGTGTCCGCTTTACCTTACTAACTAATTCTGGTAATAAAATCAGGGAAGCCATCGGTTCACAAATTAAGCAAGACTTGGCTGTGATTGGTATGCAAGTTGATTTTACTCCCTTGGCATGGAATACCTATACAGATAAACTTGCTAATACTCTCGATTGGGAAGCTTCTTTATTAGGTTTAACCGGTGGTTTAGAACCAAATGATGGGGCTAACGTGTGGTCGCCTGATGGTGGGTTACATATGTTTAATCAAAAACCCCAAGAGGGACAAAAACCAATTGAAGGTAGAGAGGTAGCACCTTGGGAAGCAGAAATTGGTAAGCTATATATCCAAGCTGCCCAGGAGTTTGATGAAGCCAAGGTCAAAGAACTTTATGCCCAAACGCAAAGAATTACTCAAGAATATTTACCATTTATCTATTTGGTAAATCCATTAGCCATGACAGCAGT